Part of the Numenius arquata chromosome 5, bNumArq3.hap1.1, whole genome shotgun sequence genome is shown below.
GATAAATGAGCCCAGTTCACCAATTAAAGGCTACTGGAACTGctgttcagacaaaaaaaaaaaaatattatgcacTCAAGCTATACAgatattcttccttttcttaaagaaagtCTATAATCAGCATTAGAAAAAATGAAGTCTTTCTGTAGTTTTGGACTGAATCTCTGTGGTATTTAGGAGATTGGAGCTGCAGAAAATCAACCTGTCCACTGCTAACTCCAGCTGTGGCACTGGCAGAGTAAATTGTCGCAAGTTCCCAGAAGATGCCATCATGGATTGCTGATTTGCCAAATCTCTGTACAAGTGAGCTCTGCAGCATCAACAGAGAAGGTGCGGAAAAACTTGTAACACATTCAGGTCTTCTTTTATCAAACTCTCAGCTGAAGTACCAACAGCCACGGAGATTATGGAGATTTTCAAGCCAGTGATCAGGTTAAAGGTCTACACCACGGGGAGATGAGAGCGCGGGAGTGTTTGTGGTTTGCATACTGTATTTTGAGGTATGTGATGTTTACACAGAGTACCCAGAAGAGAGGGCAGTGTTGGCCACTGAATTGGAAACAGGCAGCTACAGTGGAAAAATAGCATGTGAGTATCTGGTGAGTGACAGTTGCACTTGACATTCTACAAGCCCCTTTGCAAAGCAAACCCCAGCTTTGCAAAGAAAAGGGGGGGCAGCAAGTTGCTCATAAACCACAGCTCCATTTCACACCGGAAAAGTTGTACGCGATCGTCTcaacatttgtttttcctctgtttgaaACAAAAGTTTGTGATTTGTGACTAAAATTTGAAATCTTCATTAAAACTTTCCATTCCTCCTTAGGAAAGAGATCCTTCAGAGGTTAACAACAGGAAGAATCAGCAACAATGAAGCAGAAACAATGTGGTGTCACAGCCAGAGTTACCATCACTGATCATTTGCAGGGATCAAGCATCTCCTGCTCATCATCAGCAACGTTGCATCATTGCCTCTCAATGGGAAGTCCTTCTGAAGCACTATGAGGAGATACCATGGGCAACAGGAACATGGACCTGACAGAGCATGGTCATCTTGCTGCTCCTTTTGGTCTACCAACCATCACAGCATAACTCCCACGTCCCAAGATGTGCTCCTGCTGCCAGTCACGCAACACCGGGAGACACCCGTGAGATGTCTGATATTACTGAAGCTGAAGAGTTTCTTACCACCATGAAAGAGTCACTGAGATCCTTCCACACAATGACTAAGAAATCAGTCATATCCAAAactcagcagctcctccagctctgaTGCCCCAAGCTGCCTCTCATTTCCCATGTCTTCTTTGTTAGATGGATGTAAGCACAGACATAATTAATCCTAAACTCACCTCTTGCCAAGCCCCATTCAAAAAAGGCGGACCCTTGTCAGTCTGTCTCTTCCCTGTGTGATTTTGTCTCTTCTCTCCTTGCTCCTGTCTCCTTCTGTTCAATTGTTtgatattaattaattaaatacagACCTAGGCTGGCCTTAGCATGTAACAATAAACCTTAGTCACGAGCAGCTTAGGTTGGAGTTCACTAGAAATCAGAGCCCTGCAACCTTAACTATAAGCAAAACGAAACTTACTGGTAGGTTTGGGAGACAAAAGAAATTGCCTTCTACAGTCTAACCAATGTGTCTGGTCTCCTGACATCTCTTGTACGATGCTCCGCAGAAGTAAGTGGTTGTCTGagtcctttcttcttccttagtCATGTCATAACTGTAGCACTACAACAGAAATTGCTAATAAAACGTTATTAAATGCTAGTGTTTCACTGATTTGACTTAGGTCCTCAGTCTAATAACGACAACTCTATTGCAAAATATCATCTAGAGGACAAACTGCCAAACCAGAGCATGCTAAAGTCAAAGAAATTCCTTAATAAATGAGCTACTCCTCCTCGTTTTGGAGTAGGTCATCAATATAAAACTTACATATACTGATCCAAATTATTTATACAAGTATTGAATTTAAATTAGAGATTTTTCAGAAGCTCCTGCTTGGGCCTGGAGCTTTTTGTAATCAAACAATTGCCATTGCAGCTGTTTTAATTGTCTTATTTGTTACTATGGGAAACAGAAACAGCTTTGTGCTAAGTGATACCTAAATAtcgaagccagaaaaaaaatgatcccTGTACCAGCTAACTTATTATTTAGGAGACATGAGATGGGGACACAGGAAAGGGGAGTTTTCATCTGATCACAGAGACGTCTCCATCAGAGCTACGCTTCCCTGAATCCAATCCCTCTATGGCCAACAAAGTGTGCCCATGCTGAAAAGAGATGTGTGACAGCCCACTTGCAGCTACAGCTCTCCACTGACAAAAAGCTTTTGTCTTGCCTTAGAAGAATATATTCATTAGCAGTTTATTGCAGTCGGCAGAATGGAATAGCTCCCCCTGAAGCCGTCTCCTGTGACTCCCCAACATCGCTCTTGCCCAGCACAATGGGCAAGAGTCAGAAGAGACAGGGGCTGGTGGTATCTTCCACAGTGGTGAGTCACAAAGCACTTCAGCAAATGAAAGtatgaagagaaaaaggagaccTCTGAATGGTGACGCAGGGTATGAACCCGACAAAGGAAACAGCAGGGAAACCAGCTCAATCTGTGAGCTACGAGGACCAAGATCAAGGACATCTCTACACCCAGAAGAGTAATCTCTGAGCTCCAGCTTGGTACCCCAGACTGATTCATAATAAAATTTACCATTAATTAGAGACAAGAGCGAAGTAAGATGTGCCTACTAAGAAAGGCAGTAGCCCTTCCTGGATGATCCTTTAATTGTATAGATTCTCCCAGCACATCCATCACCACGTCTCTGAGGACATGCACTACACGCCGTAGTTAAGCATCCACGCTCTACAGAGGAGTGAGAACCTAGTCCTGACAAACATTTGATCCATCGTCATTTTCCAGCATGTTCACTTCCATTTGAATTGTACTGAAAAACGGGAATCAGGAATTTTCCTACTTTGGTCTTGGGAGGGTtgtgcttttgaaaatgcttttgaaatttcattttctgtcactGAGTTGTAATGGTGATGGAAGTGGGGGGGCACTCACACAACAATCCTGATAGATGGCAGGAACCAGCTCACTTCAGCATCTCAGAAAACATGAGACTCGACTGTAGTCATCTACAAGGCAGGTCCATAGTTTCAGTTCCTCATCTATGTTCCTCCATCAGCACATGAAGACAAGCACTTCCCAAGAGCAGCTTATCCCGTTGTAAAGGGAGGATGAATTCTACTTAGGATAAGGAGAATAAACTGCCCACTGAAACCAGAGGAAGCCTATGCAAGTAACATCACTTGATGTCTCATCTGGACACGGCTGGAGTGTTAAGAGGCGACATTTAGTTCAAGTCTGACATTCACATTTGTTTGACGGTATTTTGAGACCCAGATCCTTGTAATGTTATTTAACTGATGAAACCTAATTTCCCTTTATTTTGCTTATCTTTATCTGCTCTATTTCAGGTAGACATCACAAGTTTCACAGCCTCATGAAAGCATGGATTTCACACATCTCAGCAGGCCTAACAGCAGCTCTCCTCACTCACCAACACACTCTGATGCCCAATGAAATAAACCCAGTTCCTAAGCCATTTTCCATAACTCATCTCTAAGTAGCAGCCACAATAGCAGTGGCATCAAAGTCAGTAGCACCTGGTTTCTGACATGCCCAAGAAAAGGGGGCTTTCTTTGCAAAGGAGTAATAGAAAAACAcctcacacagaaaaataaacagcagaaaatccAGGAAGTGACAAAcgaagaaataaataatacagtaGCCCACTGCCTCACAGTTTGGTGAAACTGCCGCCGTTGTATGTGAAAAGCTCCAGGAAGCATCACCCATATCCGTGTGCAAGTGGTCACCTGGAGGCAGCAGCAAGGGCCCTCTCTGTTGAAGCATGCAAGGGTTTTTCTGGCAGGGCGGAAGCCCCTGTGGTTAGAGAAGAAAACCACgagatgttaaaaagaaagaatgaagaaaaaaaaaaaaggcatatccCTGGGgcatggttttttctttttttcggtGGGTTTCAGATCACAGACCACCTGCCTTGCACAAAGCAGCTTTTGCAAAGCAATTGCAAAGAAGAATTGCAAAGAGAACAATCGAACACCTGAAGCACTCAGCTGCGTGCCAGCAATGCATGTGCTCAGAGATAGAACATATGCATGGATTCATGCCATGAAACACCCGTCTTGCCTGCTGAGTAATAAAATACCATGTGCTCTGCCATCCGCACGAGACCCCTTGAGTGCGTGCAAGAGAAGGCAGCAGAATCTCTGCCAAGAAACACAAGCTGGGGCCTGCAGCCAAAGCATGGGGCTTGTCCATGACTTCttcagagctggagctgctgtgaaCCCCCAAACGGCTGGGAGACAGCAGGCTGCGGCAGCTGATCTTACCTCAGGCATGAGCATCATCACTCTGAATCCCTACAGAAGTCAGAGGCAAAAATCTTTAGAGGCACCATTAAGAACCAATAACAATAAATGAACCCAAATTCTGGATTAGAACTGAATTTCTTCAGAaatcttgggttttttccccttcatattGCCACCAATGCTGAACACCGTCTCTTTACTCAAGAGGGTCCTGATGACATCACATCCTCTCCAAAGAGCGACGCAGCCTCCCAAGTCAAGCGACAAAGACCATCTTGGCTCTGCCACACCGTCCCTGTGGACGGCCACCTCTAGGAGAAGATGGCCAGGTCTCCTGTGCTTCTCCTGCTCACTCTGGGATTCTGTGAGTATGGACAATGGGGTTGTGCATCACCTTCACAGGGAGCAGCACTGAATCCAAGAAACTGGACTAAATAgttaaagggaaaacaaaaagcaagtcAAAAAGGCTGACTTTGAGGTTTGCTCAGTAATTGTGGAGTTAAAGGTGGTCTCTCCTCAGCCAGTGTAGGACAGCCGGAGGGGCGGCTGCACTGGGAAGGGAGCCCAGTCAGAGAAGTGGTTctagaggggaggagaaggggaaaaaaaaggagatttagtGTTCTTAGTGAATAACTTCAGATAATTTGGGAAGGGGTACCATCCCCGAGAAGGCAGCTGAAAGGCAGCACCTGTCTTTAAAGCCCAAGTGGCTGAGAGCTGAGCACCCTCCACACACAGTCCCAGCAAGGACTCCAGTAAAACCTTCAGGTCGTCCAGACAGTATGGTCATCCCTTTCCATTTGACTTTGCACCTGATGGGCAGGGAACAAGGTTTGCCCGGAGGAGATGTGGCTCTTCCTGAGTGTTTACCACACAGATTTCTCTCCCGCAGGCTGCTCTGGAGTCTGGGGCCAGAGGGACGGGATGACGGTCAGGTTTCGAGGGAGAAGCACCACACACCCCCAGGTGGGAAAGCGGCTGGAGCTGGAGTGTCTGACCCCTAAGGAGGACAGTGGTGCATTCTGGATCCGCCAGGACAAGGATGGGAGCCTTCACTTCATCGTCTTCATCTCTTCCCTGTCCCGGACCACCTTCAATGGAAATGAGAAGACATCCACACGCTTTGAGGCAAGCAAAGACGGCAAGTTTTATCGGTTGGTAGTGAAGTCTTTCATGCTGCAAGATGAGGGAAACTATTTCTGCCTCATGAACAGCAACCAAGTGCTGTACTTCAGCCCTGGCCAGCCTGCCTTCTTCCCAGGTCAGCAACACCTCCACCCAACCTTGCTTAGCTCTGCCAAAATGCCCAGCACCTCCTGTCCGTGCCTTTTTTAATCAATCGCCTCTCCCACAAACCCTGTTTTCCCTGCTTGCTTGCCCAAGGCATCTTGTGATCAACCTACTGGTCCTCCTGCCAGAGGCTCCCTGCTTACTGACTCTTCTCATGGTATTGCTCCTGCCGAAAGGCAAAAACGATGAGGCAGACCCAGCATCAACTCCCCATCCCCACTTTTCCATCCCATTTATGGCTCTGAAGGGATAAGACTAAAGCAAAGCCCACCACCACTCCCTCCTTCCTCAGCTTGCATAGGTCCCAAAAGTCCTACCAACTTCAGGGTACTCAGGCTTTCTGAGGGTGGTGGCGGAAAGCAATAACTAAGGAGCCTGCAGCTCCTTAATGGGTCTTGAGAGACCCTCCTTGGGGGAGTCACCATCCAAAATGGGCTCTACGAAGTCCCCCCCAGACTTGAGCCCTACGCTGGCCACAGGAGCAGCCATGCCCTGGCAGGGGTgggagagcagaagggcaggagaGAGCTATTCTATTGTATTTCCCTTTGTATTCACCCATTTTCACTTATAGTCACCACCACAGCGGCACCCACTACACCAGCACCTGCTACCCAGCGTGGCATCACCGAAAAGGACCCCTGCCCAAGGACCCCAGATACAGGTAGCCCAGCtgcaaggagggaaggagggagggagggagggagggagggagagatgggctCTGGTCCACTGATACCAAGAGGGATCCTGCAGGaattttgggatggggggagagggaaaaatcCTTAGAGCTTTACCAGAGTTGAATAACTGGGTACATGAGCTGggagggttaaaccacaacatttcaTCCCATGTAGGAAAGACTAAGGATAACTTAAAAAGCACAAGGATGTCTTATGACTTAGTACGTTGGGAAGAGGTGGAAGGAGGGCAGAAAccctgggggctggtgctggTTTTAGCCTTGGTAGGGGACACAAGAAAACTTCTGGCTATGTGTCCTCCCTCAAGTCTCCAAGAAAATGCTGAGAGCAGCAGCACTAATGAATGCTCACTGCTGAGGATGACACCCATGCTGGGCTTGTGGACACCCCCGGTACCCATCTCTGCCTTTGCAGGCCAGAGGGACCCCTCTGCTTCATCGCCAGCCTCACTGAAAACCAGGCAGGTCCCTTGGCTCTACCACAGCTAGCTTTACACCAGCCGTGAGCACCTGGTGGACCTTTCCTCTTCTCTATTCCTGCAGAGACcagcaaagaaaaagagacaaatttCTTCTGTGACATCTTCATCTGGGTTCCCTTGTCAGGcgcctgcctcctgctcctcctcgccCTGGCAGTCACCATCACCCTGTGTCAACGTAAGACTCACCCatagccccccccctccccccccccccaaatattccTCTAGCCTGAAACTGCAGCCCTGTCCTTCAGAGGAATGGATCTCCTAGCTATCCCCTTTATGTAGGCACCAGATAACCAGGACACGGTCAACACAAGAGAAGGACCACTGTTAAAAATCAATGTATGTATTTTCCTCATCAGTAGGCTTAGGCTGAGAAATAATTATCAACTTCTAcactacaaggaagaaaaataaattataaatagagAAAGCATTATCAAACCGTATTGGCTCTCCAATCCTTAAATTGGTGTAGCAGACAGTAAAAGTACCAGAACCTGAAACACTGACCAAACAGGGTAAACATGCTCCAGCATGGGGCTTGCAAATTCAAATGCTGAGGCAGCTTGGGCTGTAACCAAACGAGCAACTTAATTACACAGGATCAGAGACTGCTACGGCTAACGCAGTAATGCAAAATCTCTGGGTAGGCAAAAGTCCTTTGGTGAAATTTCATGTTTGAGATGTCTTTAAATTACCCTGAGCAAGCAGCGaatgcaaatgtatttaaatcaatttaatgctcactgaaatcagtgtaaCTTTTCCGATACCCCCAGAAGTTACACCGATTTCATGAAACTGGCTCAGCTTGTTTGCCTGGAACACCAAAGTGTTTTGCTGCTGAATTAACCTAACCAGATCCTCACTGAcctcacagcctggagccgatgTGAGATGAATTTACCAGCtgacacagttttaaaaaaagtacaatttttcAGCATCCTTCCACCTTGAAAATACTAATCAGCATAGTCTGCAGCAATAGGAAGGAATACATGAAAAAACACTGAtgagccacaggaaaaaaaaaaatcattcttcttaAGGGAAGTAGCTGGCAATGCAGCAGAATACCCAGAGATGGTCTAAATTCCCTTTGAAGTCACCAGGAGCCTTCCATGTGCACCAGGATTCCCCAGCGACCCGCAACACCATTAACCTACAAACGCCACTCAATGATTTAGTTCTGCCTTTTAATGCTGATGTGAATTATCAGCAAAAAGCCATTAGCTgcaattaatttctgcagcaggcagcccGAGATCTCAAGGACGGATTTTCACCTTGTGCAAAAACTAACGGCTGGACATTGTATTTTGCCAAATACATCCCAAAGTAACAACATAGATGCTAAAATGGGGAAGAGCATCGTTCAGCTTGGTTGCGTGCTGTGTGGCATCATTGCCACTCACCTGTTGCAGAAATCGATTGCTGCCAAGGGATTTTTAGCAACATGCCAAAGTCACCggagacagcaaaaaaaaaaaaaaattaaaaaaaaaattccccatcaGCATTCCCAGGCTGACCCTGCTACTGTTACTCacatgaaaatttaattaatGAAAGAATCTAAGTGGACTGCCAGGGGAACGCCAGCTGCAGCACCGCTCACTTGCATGGATTTCTTCAAAAATAAGCTTGGTTTACCCGTTGTTAGCCTTACAGACAGCAAGCTGCTACCCAATGCCAGCCCTGCCTTAATGCAGTGTTTCTTTACGGAGCTGTGACTTGGCATCtttgaactgttttctttttctttttttattttaggaaccAGAAGACGAAGATGCAGGTGTAAAAGGTTAGTAAGTGGCAGGTGCTGACATTTTTCTCTTAAACTCAGCAGCATCTCACCCTCAAGTGATAAAGCAGGCAGGTGCCAAAAAGCCATCTAAAAATTCTTCATCCAATATACGATGGATGGGAGGGGACTGTGTAATGAATTAAGGGCAAAAAAGAGAGATAAGAGTCTCTTGTCctgtggggttgggtttttttttttaatattaagtaaTTTAAATCACAGACCACTGACAGTGTAGCAGATACTAAACAGAAAGACAAGAGGTGTTTGTGGCAGCCTAAGAAATTTGTGCAGGGAAGTGCTGGGAAAAGCTGGGCTGCAAGAAAGTTT
Proteins encoded:
- the CD8A gene encoding T-cell surface glycoprotein CD8 alpha chain, with amino-acid sequence MTVRFRGRSTTHPQVGKRLELECLTPKEDSGAFWIRQDKDGSLHFIVFISSLSRTTFNGNEKTSTRFEASKDGKFYRLVVKSFMLQDEGNYFCLMNSNQVLYFSPGQPAFFPVTTTAAPTTPAPATQRGITEKDPCPRTPDTETSKEKETNFFCDIFIWVPLSGACLLLLLALAVTITLCQRTRRRRCRCKRPANGKPNAKASMPSRHV